In Rosa rugosa chromosome 4, drRosRugo1.1, whole genome shotgun sequence, the genomic stretch ggataactttctcaatccgatgctcttcacatgtttctcgaaggtggatttacgtaacgacttagtgaacaagtccgctacattatcctctgatcggatttgattcacttcaatctttagaagcgattgttgttgctgattataaaagaacttaggtgatatatgcttggtgttgtcgcccttgatgaaacctaactttatttgctcaatacaagctgcattatcctcataaatgcatgtaggttcatccgtggtagacttcaaaccacaacttccttgaatatgtctaattacagaccttagccatatacattcacgcacaacttcatgtagagcaataatctttgcatgatttgaggaagtagcaacaagggtctgttttgtagacctccaagatatcgcagtgcttcccatggtaaagacataacccgtttgggagcgacatttgtgagggtcagagaggtaccctgcatcagcaaaactagggctgggcatttaagcCCGAAAACCCTCAAACCCGGACCGGCCCGTCAAAGCCCGACCCATACGGGCggggcccaattttttttttgtcgaaaCGGTCCGGGCCCGGGCCTTGACTTTCAAGCaaacggttcgggccgggccttgtcTTTCAAAGTGGCAAAAGCCCGTCAGGCCCGTATTAGGGAAAAAGAGACAGATGTCAGTGTTTTATTGGTCAATATAATGCCTCAAAATATTTATCATAGGATCAGGTACACATAATTATGGGCACTGAAATACCTAAACCTAAGCAACTAATCAGTCTCGGCCTCATTTCTTCCCTCAAACCCGATCTGAGAGAGCCTCCTTCACAAAGCCGATCTGAACCGAACTTGAGAGCTCGGCCTTCGGCCGCTTCCGCCATGTCCGCCAACGCCAAgacctctctctcttcacttcaCTTCAGTCTCAGCCTAATCAAGTAGCCAATTCATCAATTGTTCCCAAACTCGATCTGAACCTTCATTGAAAACAGTCAAACGCTTGATCTGAACCTTCAGTTCCCAGCACCTTATAGAGGTAATGCTGAAACCTTCCAGTAGTTTACTGATTAATTTCCCGTATGGTTGATTGCTGCAAGTTTGGCTTGGACTGTTTGTCTATTTCTCGGATAAGGACTATGTTCTCATTCGGTAGTTATGTATGTGTTGGAGAATGGGTTTGAAATGGTTGATGGATGAGTGGCTTGCGTCTAGTTTATTTGATGCAGGGCTAGTTTGCGTCTAGTTTATTTAGAGCTTAATCATTGAACAGTATGTATATATAATAATTAGATCTCCCTCCAGGTCAAAGGTTTAAGAAGATCTTAGTTGGGGCCTGCGTTATATATCAGAGAATATGAAGTTCAAATCCTTCAGGGACTTCTAGGTTTTGACCTTTTGCATTTTGGGTTTGAATAATTTACTCTTTTTAAGACTGGTTATAGCCAAACCATGAGAATGATTATGTTCATAGAATATGTgtttccattctctagttgagTTGTGTTGAACTTGAGATATGAATTGAGATAGCTCATTCTTAATTACTTGATGTATTTGCTTCCTGCATTATTTTGTGCTTGCTTGCTGCCTTTTGTTATTTTGCTTGCTACATTGCTGTGTGTAGTGCTAGTTGAGTAAAGTTGCAGCTTGAATGGTTCTTTGTTTTCTAAATCTATTTATGATGGCTGTTATAGGGAAAACTGTGGAAGCCAATTAATGGATGGCTGCATTGCTGGTGAACTGCTGGATTGAAGACTGGAAGAATGTCTACTAAGTTGCTATATTTGAATTAGGACTTTCTATTTCATTCCATATTTGTACTTGAATTTGGACTTCGCATTTAAATTTGGACACTTTGTATTTCAATTGTAGCTTTAATTGTTCTTgatgagtacttgaatttggatATTATGTATTATGGATATTTGAATTTGCAGCTTCAACTTTGGATCTTGATATTGTGTTTGATTCAAATCTTCACCAGGTTGATATGAATGAAATCTGGATATATAGCAAGGTAGATATAGAAATGGTAAAATACAGgtttttgggcccgaaagcccgcaagcccggcccgaaatgaaacgggccggtccctgtTTGTGTCACAGCAGGCCGGGTCCGGGCCCAATGAAAAACGGGCTGGTCCCGGGCCCAGTGAAATTATagttggacccggcccgtgcccagccctaagcaaaacccatcaaaacatcattgtcattttgatggagtggaggagggtgaggccggccacccttggtggtggcggcggcaaTGTTGCCGGCCATGGCATTTTGGACGATGGCTCTTGAGCCAATTTGGTCTGATCTCAtccttccgtcattccttttctctttgtagggataaaataggctcatatcaatcgtacctcttaagtatcgaaagattgtctttacaccaatccaatggcggcgtgttggcgcagagctatgtcgagctaacaagttcactgcgaatgagatgtccggtcttgtgcattgagctaagtacaataatgcgcctaagACCCTTCTGGTGTACATCGCCGCCATCAAGCAAGACACGTCACACCCTAGTTGACGTAGGGAACCGTCTCCTACCCGGACTGGGAGACGGGCTCTGCCAGCCCAGCATGCTTCCCCTTCACCCCAGTAGCTCCACCGTCAGGAGACCCCGACGCCATAGACTCAGAATCGGCACCGGAGGACGCCGCCGATGTCGTTTTGGCCTTGTTTCTGGATCCACAAGGCCGGCCCTTTTTCTTGTACACCTTCGAAGCTGGAGACCACTTCCCACCAACCAAACCTGCATCAGAAACCTGGAGGCCGAGGTTTTCCGGCTGGAGAGTGCCCGAAACCAAATCCAAACCATGTTTGGCACGCTTACCATCTTCAGGGTCGTCCTCATCTCTGGGACGACGCATCCCCACCACCGGAGTTTGGGTCGAAATAACTGCAGCCCCGAGAGACTCAAACGCTGGTAGTTCACGGATCTGCACAGCTTTGGGACCTTGAAGGAAGATAGCAGCGGAGAAGAAATAGAGGGCTGAACGTTTGCCCTAAAGACTAGGGCTGGAACGATCTGTCCCATTGTCGGCTGCGAGCCCGCCTCCACCACAGAATCAGTCTCCGAGTTCTCCACCCTTGGGCAACGCTGGCCACCATGATTCAACATGGCGCAGAAGTTACAGCGCCCTAGAAGCCTTTCATACCTGAACCTTAGGGTTAGAACATCCACAGGAGAAACCCTAACTCGACGGTCAAAACGCACCGGGTCATGGATAGAGAGAACAAGCCGGACCCGAGCATCTCCCCAACGCAGCGCCGTACGATCCACCTCCAACACCTCGCCAATCGTCCCACCAACCAACCGGACAGTAGGTTCCGTCAAAATGCCCGGAGGTATGCCTTCCAACGTCACCCAGATCCAAAGAAAATCCAGCTTCACGGCAGAGATCTCCGAGAAGCCATCATAATCATTCAGAAGAATCACGGCACGTTGAAAACCCCACGAACCACCCTTCTTCACTCGAGCAACATCCCTTTCATGGGTGAACGTAAACAGAAAACGTTCTCCCCGTGGTTGGACTTCTACGGTACCAGACAACCTCCACATCGACCTCACAGCACTCCGGAATGAATCCAGTACCAACCCCCTGCAGGTATTAAGCCTCCCAACCAAATAGAAGTTTCGAGCCAAAAACTCCTTCCCTGGAACCCTGAGATTCCCCAAGTCAATTGGTTCTTCTCCTTCCTTGAGAGACAACTTGGTCGCCAGTCTGGCAGTCATGGAAGTGATCGCTGCAACCATGAAACTAGGGCACCGCACAACTTGGAATactcgaaaccctaaccctagcagagcgagagagagagagaaggagtaAAAGTCGCGGTATTCTTTCCACAATGTTACACGGTTGCGGTTTTGTTAATTTGTATTACTAAACACATGAAAACTCATTAATCGAATAATTCAACTTAGATGTAATACTCTTTCTATGTAAGCAAACATGTGACGAATTAGTCTTCAACAAGAAAGCCATCGGTCTCTTGCCTGGCAATCCAGAGTCACTACCCCGATGGAAAGCATCGATTACTTCATGTCGCCCAAAACTGAATTTGGCGCAAGGGAGAGTGTTGCAGGAAATTAAGGAGGAGTGTTGCAAGAAATCAAGATTTTGTGTGCCTAGTCTAAATAGGTTTAGGATTACTtaatctagttgtaatagggttagcaTATTCCTACTTGTACTCAAAGATATTGTATTTTCAATCCTCCATAAATAGAGGCatctattatcaataaaagtaTCTCAATTGTCTCCCAAATTCTCTTTTTGTAAAACAATATGTCATAAATCCTTGCACAAGAGCTCGTGCTACCTAAATTAATCTCGTGCTACCTAATATTAGAAAAACAACTCAAACTCAGACATCTCTACATTGCACCTATATACTCAGGATAAATTGAATGTTTAGACTACTATGATGAATGTCGATGGATTCATGGTGTTCCTGGAATGtaatggtaattttttttttaataagtaaATAGGGAATTAGTCGATATTAACTCCTTTGTGACGATCAATTTGAGACGTCAAGCACCCACCCACAATTTCAAAAGAGAGGAGATGGCCACAACCGAAAACCCACCGACCCGTTCCTCTATTTAGGAAGTCTCATATTCACATATTGAGTACACCTTTTCTTTGCCACCAACTATgtaatattttcttataaagCTCAATAGTCAATAGTCAATACTGTCATTATCTTTTCTCTGAATTTATTGACAGCTAGAAAATTCAAAATGCATATTCAATTAACTTCGATGATAAGAGAATGAGACTTTGACTGAATTTTGTATCAAGTCTTCCCCAAACCACAAGCATCCCAAGACcaggctcctctaaagtgaaaACTCTTTAGAGAATTTTCACTTTAAAAGAGCCGGATCCGCATCGCAATTAGTTAACAAAGAAAAGTCAATGAAGATACATATTGTACACAGTATTCAAGTCCAGCTAGTTCATGGCACTATAAACAAAGCTCTGAGAGCCGGAAGTACCATAACAAAAACCATGAAATCTTTAGCTTCTAGTTATGCTGGAATTTCTTCCCTAGCTTGCCTTATCTTGTATGCCATGCTGGTTTCATCAccaaatataaacattgcaTTTGCTTCTTCTGCTAGTACTTCTACTGAAGCAGAGGCCCTTCTCGAATGGAAATCTAGCTTTAAAAAAGATACCCAGAATAATCTGACCTCATGGACGTACTCTCCAAGAGCAAATGCAAGTCCATGCAATGTTTGGACTGGTATTTCTTGCAACACTGCTGGAAGTGTCAACAGAATAAACCTCACCAATTCTGGTATACAAGGTACACTACATGAATTTCCATTCCTGTCTTTCCCTAATCTTGAATATGTTGACCTCAGCTTGAATAAAATCTTCGATGCCATCCCGCCTAAGATCAGTTCTCTCTCCAAACTTATTTATCTCGATCTATCCTACAACGAATTGTCTGGGAAAATTCCACCAGAAATTGGTCTTCTAACAAATCTTGAGGTCCTGCACCTTGTGGGAAACCAGTTAAATGGCTCAATTCCTGAAGAAATAGGTCAGCTTAAGTATCTCTACGAGCTTGCGCTATACACCAACAATCTAGAAGGTTCAATTCCTACTTCTCTTGGTAATTTGAGCAACCtaaattttttgtttctgtATGAAAACCAACTTTCGGGCAACATTCCTCCAGAAATGGGAAACCTTCACAATTTAGTTGAGCTCTATTTGGATACCAACTACTTAACAGGTCCCATCCCTCCAACTTTTGGAAACTTCAAAGAGCTAACTGTCATGTCATTATGCAACAACAATCTTTCTGGTTCCATCCCTTTAGAACTAGGAAATCTGAAGTCTCTAGTGCAACTGTACATTTGCAAAAACAATCTTTCTGGCTCAATCCCGGCATCTTTAGGTGACCTTACAAACCTTACACATCTCTATCTCTATCAAAATGAACTTTCTGGAGCTATTCCGAAAGAGTTGGGGAGCTTGATATCTCTTGTAGATCTAGAGTTGACCATGAATAACCTCACTGGTTCCATTCCTACCTCATTTGGTGACTTGAGCAACTTAGAAATCTTATACCTCCGTGACAACCAACTTTCTGGCTCCATCCCCGAAGAGATAGAGAATCTCATGAAGTTGACTGTACTGGAGTTGGACAGTAACCAATTCTTCGGTAACCTGCCCCAAAATATTTGCCGAGGTGGATCATTAGAAAACTTCACAGCAAACGACAACTATTTGACAGGTCCAATCCCCAAAAGCTTGAAAACTTGCAAAAGCTTATTCAGACTCCGTCTCGAATGGAACCAACTCACAGGCAACATATCTGAAGACTTTGGTGTCTATCCTCATCTTCAATTTATAGACCTAAGCCACAATAACCTCTATGGTGAAGTCTCACACACTTGGGGACAGTGTCCACATTTAGCAACCCTACGAATTGCGGAAAACAACCTTACCGGTAGCATACCTCCTGAGATCAGCAATGCAGCCCAAATTCATGAACTCGATCTTTCTTCAAACAAGTTAGTCGGGGTGATTCcaaaggattttgggagaatgACTTCTTTGGTGAAGCTGTTGTTGAATGACAATCAATTGTGGGGTCATATACCCTCAGAGTTTGGATCATTGAATAACCTTGAATACCTCGACCTGTCCACTAACAAAATCAACGAGTCAATTCCAAGCAGTATAGGTGACTTGTTCAGATTAAACTACTTGAATTTGAGCAGCAACAAGTTGAGTCATGAGATTCCATTTCAGTTGGGGAAGTTAGTTCACCTGTCCCAACTAGATTTGAGTTACAACTTACTTGAGAATAAGATACCGTCAGAACTGAGCAATATGCAAAGCCTGGAGACACTGAATCTTTCTCACAATAATCTTTCTGGTCTCATTCCAACAACTTTTGATGAAATGCCGGGCTTGTTGTACGTTGACATATCCTACAATCTGTTGCAGGGTCCCATTCCAAACAACAAAGCATTTCAAGATGCTACCTTGGATGGGAATGAAGGATTGTGTAGCAATGTTGTGAGAAGACTTCAGCCCTGTACGAATATCTCAAAATCAAGTCGAAAATCTGCGTTCAtaatcattttcctttccttGGGAGCTGTTTCACTTGCTGTCCTTGGAATTGTAATGATTATTAGatcaagaaagaagaaagagcatCAACCAATACACCACAACATGCAGGATGGAGAGATTTTTTCCGTACTTAACTTTGATGGAAGAAAGATGTATGAAGAAATCATAAAAGCAACCAATGGTTTTGACTCCATATACTGCGTTGGTAAGGGAGGATCTGGAAGTGTCTATAAGGCCATGCTATCCTCAGGCGATATAGTTGCAGTAAAGAAACTCCATGAATTACTTGATGCTGATGGCGAGGATGTGGAGACTTCCCGAAAGGACTTCCTCAATGAAGTCAGGGCACTTGTAGAGATACGACACCGAAACATTGTGAAGCTTCTTGGTTATTGTTCATATCCAAGTCACTTGTTTTTGGTTTATGAGTATCTAGGGAAAGGTAGCTTGTCTTCACTCTTGAGCAACGAGCATGAGGCTAAAAAAATCGACTGGAGTTCTAGGGTGAGAATTGTAAAAGGTGTAGCTCATGCACTGTCTTATATGCATCATGATTGCAAGCCACCGATTGTACATCGAGACATATCAAGCAACAACATTTTGCTCAGTGACGAATGTGAGCCTTGTGTTTCAGACTTTGGGACTGCTAAGCTTTTGAATCTTAACTCATCTAACTGGACTGCCCGTGCAGGCACATATGGATATGTAGCACCAGGTAAACTATAGTAAAAAGTTTCTTGTAAATTTAGTTTACTAAAGTGTTAATTAATGCCTTTCTGATCCTTAATTATTTCTTTGGCAGAGCTTGCTTACACAGTGAAGGTAACTGAAAAATGTGATGTTTATAGCTTTGGAGTGCTGGCCCTAGAAGTGCTAATGGGAAAGCAGGTAGGTGATTTCATATCCTCATTTTCTCACTTGTCCGACAGTGCAAACATATTGCTGAAGGATGTCCTGGATCAACGCCTTCCGCCTCCTATACCTCAAGTTGAAGATGAACTGATAACCATTGCAGGGCTAGCAATTGAATGCAGACATTCCCATCCTCAGTCTAGGCCGACAATGCTGAAGGTTTCTCAGGTCCTGTCGTCCCAAATTGCATATTGTTATAAACAACAAGACATTACACTTGAACAACTCATTAACTGATATCTGGAATTGAGTAACCTAGCTATCAGTATGCACTATGCACTATGCACCAAAGTGACTAAACAGAGGTAGCATCTTTCATGttgtgattattattattagagtATTCAATTTCAAGTCAAGTGTCACATACTCAGATGTAATGAAGCCTTGGACCGGAGTATAACTCAAACAGTACGTACTTTCATAGTTTCAAATGGAGTCCATTTATCCCAAATGCAACTGCtaccttattttattttttatttttttgcaaaATAAGTGACTTCTCAATAAATTTATTATTATGCAGTCTAGTATTGGAACAAAAGTGATTTTTCAATAGAAGTTGTGCAGTTCTATTGAAACGACAGGCTTTCAAAAAGTTATAATGCGCTGAGTAAAAGAATTATTGGCCTGGCTTTCAAGAAGTTATGATCGCTACCAAATATATGACTTCATCACCGGTATCGTATATATGTGGAAATTTGTTTCCTGCAGTGCGACTAGAACTTAGGTCATACGTGAACACGTATGTTAGGACTTAGGAGTCCCACGTTACTAAAATGGCAAAATAAATTGTACTTATATAAGCAATTCACTACTAAAGTACTAACTGCACCATGACCTTTTGGATAAAGCTCATACCAAATAAGTATCCGTGCATGCACCATTCTCCGGCGGCTAATGCAATggaaatgcatgcatgcattctagagctttttttctgtttctattTATTCAAGAGCAAAGTTATTCGCATCTAAATTATAGATGAGCTAGATTAACTATCCTAGCCTGTTCTTATCATCTAATTCTTGGGTCTTCATCGGATCGAGTAATTATAATATGTGGTTCACAGCTTACTTTGCGGTTTTGTTAATTTGTATTACTAAACACATGGAAACTCATGAATCGAATATTTCTACTTAAATGTAATAATCTTTCTATGTAAGTAAACATCTGACGAATTCGTCTTCTACAAGAAAGCCATCGATCTCTTGCCTGGCAATCCGTGTAGTCATTGAAGATTTTCACTACCCAGATCGAAAGCATTAATTGGTTATTTCACGTCCAAGTCAAGTCTGCATATCCCATATCTTCCGCAGCTTGATCACTCCCAACAGCTCAGTTTCACGTGCACAGAAATTGCCAACCACTTCTGTTGAAGTTCTTAATTATTGTTATTATAACTCAATTTGTATGGCCTCATCCCTGTTAACCGTGAGAAGACTTTGACTTTGGAGCGCATAGACTGACTTTGGTATACAAGAACTCAATGTCTAACAAAATTTACTTTGCTGCTCCCTAAATTCAAGCTACTACCGTTactttctttaatttgtttaaaGTCGATGACAGAGAGAtaacaaaaaaatttaatggtTTTCAAATTAAAAGACAAGAGCTGGCAGACTTTCTGGACTTACGGGGGCTGTGATCCATCATCGTGCAAGATTTTGCTGCGTAGGACTGCATGTTGCTGGCTGAGGAAGCTTCCGTTCGGCGTTAAAAACTAATGAGTTGGATTTAATGCAAACAGAAGATATGAAAACAGAAAGTTCTGAATTGAAGAAGAGGAAAGATTTTATAATacctacttatatatatatcataacaTTTGTGAtgagaacaaatttgttgtcattaCGGTAATTAAAGAGAGTCATTGTTTGtataattttagttctattagaggtaattactccacctacgatatttttacaagtttatgaagAAGTTGTTGTCAATGTGGTAATTTGGTCAATtacatgtaaatagtgtaaaatGAATGTAATAACTTGTTGTCCATGACCCAAATTTAGTTTAattgaattgtaattttttttttttttaataaagggctggtgtggctactctcaagccttgattaacgAAATTGCCGGATACAAGCGGGGACATTGActcattgagcctaaacccttgattacaataagcatctagagtacgTCCCAAAATAATATCGGGAGTTTCTACCAAATACATGTATtcaaacaagcaccaattagcaaagaatgTACAATTGACCATTCTATTTTCTTTGACAAACCGGTAACATTCCAAAAAGATAACTAGGAAGCATAATATATTACCAAAAACAcaactttcctactatgttgccgtaGGAGAGAAAATCCGAAAACACAGCTTTACAGCCGCCAGCCCCACCACAGCCACCGATGCCTTGCCCCGCCAGATTCGCCTGACACCAACCACATTGCGCCAACACGACCATGCCAAATCACGCCACCACAACCACGCCAAATCAAATCCAAATAGCGCTAGATCATATTCTTCCCCATATCAGATCCAGTTCTAAGCCAGATCGTGCCAACACAAGAACTCTAGTTCAGACACTACCCAGATTGGGTCCACCCCTACCGCTGTTCCAAACCTAGCCACGCCACCACGCCACCACCCCCGACAACCGCCGTCATCTCTGCCATTCCTCACCTCACACTGCCGCCGCAATCTTCCCAATCTAGACGAGAAACGTAGATCGAGGAGCTCGACCTCACATCAAACCCAAGCGGCGATGACAAAGGCCCATCTAACGATTGTGAAAAGGCTCGCCGTCGGACATGAAGGAAGCCCTCTATTTTTTCTCCAGGCACGTGCAAGCGCATTCCACTTTCCCTCTTTTTTTCTACTAACTCAATAGAATTGTAattttttggttcaattaaattttaaataagtgtatgataaacatctcAATACCATAGGCAACCCCTTGTCACAAATAAAAAGAATATAAGTGGATGTCTTAACATTTTCAGATGACCGTCACATCTAATTTTGCCTAAGGTGGTAAAATCGGGACAATATAGTTGCTATGTACTAGTAGTGGTAACAAGCTAAATGTTTGACCGGGAAATGTCATGAAAATGGTGAATGTGACACTCAAAGATGCAATAAGTGGAGCCAGCTAAAACAAAAATCCTAGAAAGTCAAGCGGGTTGGAGACTACAACAGAAAAAATGTTGATTGAAGAGATACAATAGGTGGCGTGAGTTCGACtcgagaaaataaaaatatcatGATTGAAAATAGAGTTGCAAAGGACCATATAACATTATAACTTAAGGGAATGATGGTTGTTTAGAAAACGTTGCATCTCGCCAAAATGGATGTTTATGGGTTTGTGCGctgtacatacatgtgcatttgcaagcataattagctataatgagctacgctcatggtaccaccagaggtactgattcccgccaaaggagtagcctacggatacacagccaggcgagctaccaCCTGAGCCTCAGattgcccccagatcaccgccgacgcaccgccacgcgccgtgccaagatagcatcagaagctcctgacgctgggaactgaagcacattagtcccacatcgaaaacaaagagaagatcagcaTTCTCCTCACCTaaaaaaggttctctcctctctcctcattaattacgcatttactactcatttattgttatgctatctatatgcatcgactgacttaggcatcggagaagtgaagaccgcccaacgcggtctccctctgacgccctgtctttcatttgacagctagcgaacaTCACCAAatccacagagtagcggtccgcccaccagacccgcgttaaacgaaggttcggctaccgccggactttgagcattaacatgcGCATAGCCACGAGTATTCCTTATTCCTTATTCCTTattccgagagagagagagagagagagagagagagagagagagagagagagagagagagagagagagagagagagagagagagagagagagagagagagagagagagagagtaataaaaaataaaataaaaaacaccaCTAACGTGGATTTGACGATAGTAGCTCCTCTGCAGCAGTCTAAGAGGGTGTCAAAGCACTCTTACAACCCCGAAGGAGACTACCACAACTGGGAACCACCATCCTTCCTTTGCTAGATTGATCTTTTATTaaagata encodes the following:
- the LOC133744665 gene encoding MDIS1-interacting receptor like kinase 2-like translates to MKSLASSYAGISSLACLILYAMLVSSPNINIAFASSASTSTEAEALLEWKSSFKKDTQNNLTSWTYSPRANASPCNVWTGISCNTAGSVNRINLTNSGIQGTLHEFPFLSFPNLEYVDLSLNKIFDAIPPKISSLSKLIYLDLSYNELSGKIPPEIGLLTNLEVLHLVGNQLNGSIPTSLGNLSNLNFLFLYENQLSGNIPPEMGNLHNLVELYLDTNYLTGPIPPTFGNFKELTVMSLCNNNLSGSIPLELGNLKSLVQLYICKNNLSGSIPASLGDLTNLTHLYLYQNELSGAIPKELGSLISLVDLELTMNNLTGSIPTSFGDLSNLEILYLRDNQLSGSIPEEIENLMKLTVLELDSNQFFGNLPQNICRGGSLENFTANDNYLTGPIPKSLKTCKSLFRLRLEWNQLTGNISEDFGVYPHLQFIDLSHNNLYGEVSHTWGQCPHLATLRIAENNLTGSIPPEISNAAQIHELDLSSNKLVGVIPKDFGRMTSLVKLLLNDNQLWGHIPSEFGSLNNLEYLDLSTNKINESIPSSIGDLFRLNYLNLSSNKLSHEIPFQLGKLVHLSQLDLSYNLLENKIPSELSNMQSLETLNLSHNNLSGLIPTTFDEMPGLLYVDISYNLLQGPIPNNKAFQDATLDGNEGLCSNVVRRLQPCTNISKSSRKSAFIIIFLSLGAVSLAVLGIVMIIRSRKKKEHQPIHHNMQDGEIFSVLNFDGRKMYEEIIKATNGFDSIYCVGKGGSGSVYKAMLSSGDIVAVKKLHELLDADGEDVETSRKDFLNEVRALVEIRHRNIVKLLGYCSYPSHLFLVYEYLGKGSLSSLLSNEHEAKKIDWSSRVRIVKGVAHALSYMHHDCKPPIVHRDISSNNILLSDECEPCVSDFGTAKLLNLNSSNWTARAGTYGYVAPELAYTVKVTEKCDVYSFGVLALEVLMGKQVGDFISSFSHLSDSANILLKDVLDQRLPPPIPQVEDELITIAGLAIECRHSHPQSRPTMLKVSQVLSSQIAYCYKQQDITLEQLIN